The genomic segment CCCGCAACACAGCTCCCCCGCCCGTCCGTGACCAGATCCCGCACCACTCCGCCCGTTCGCCTCGCCGCCACGCGCTCCGCCGCGTTGTTCCTCGGCGGCCTCCTCCTCGCGCTCGCTGCGCCGCTCGGTGGCCAGCGGGCCGAGCTCGAGCGCGTGATCAAGCGCACCGTGCTCAGGAACGGGCTCGAGGTGATCGCCGTGGAGAACCACGGCATCCCGATCGCGACCGTCGAGCTGAACGTGAAGAACGGCGCCTTCACGCAGCGCCCCGAATACGAGGGGCTCGCCCACATGTACGAGCACATGTTCTTCAAGGCGAGCAAGGCGTACCCGAACGCCGAGGCCTTCGGCCAGCGTGCGGCCGAGCTGGGGGCGCGCTACAACGGCACGACGCAGGAGGAGCGGGTGAACTACTACCTGAGCCTTCCGTCGGACAGCGTGCGTGGTGGCATCAGGCTGATCGCCGATGCGGTGCGCGGTCCGCTCTTCCTGCCCGAGGAGCTCGCGCAGGAGAAGCAGGTCGTCCTCGGCGAGTATGACCGCAACGAGGCCTCGCCGGGGTTCGAGATCATGCAGCGCCTCGGCGCAGCGCTGTATCCCGGCAACTCCAGCCGCAAGAACACCATCGGCAACCGCGAGGTGCTGCGCACCGTGACCCCGGAGAAGATGCGCTTCATCCAGGCGCGGTACTACGTGCCGAACAACATGGCGCTGATCGTCACCGGTGACATCAACCCGGCGCAGGTCTTCGCGTATGCCGATTCCGTGCTGGGTGCGTGGCCGCGGGGCGCGGATCCGTTCACG from the Gemmatimonadaceae bacterium genome contains:
- a CDS encoding insulinase family protein, coding for MTRSRTTPPVRLAATRSAALFLGGLLLALAAPLGGQRAELERVIKRTVLRNGLEVIAVENHGIPIATVELNVKNGAFTQRPEYEGLAHMYEHMFFKASKAYPNAEAFGQRAAELGARYNGTTQEERVNYYLSLPSDSVRGGIRLIADAVRGPLFLPEELAQEKQVVLGEYDRNEASPGFEIMQRLGAALYPGNSSRKNTIGNREVLRTVTPEKMRFIQARYYVPNNMALIVTGDINPAQVFAYADSVLGAWPRGADPFTVDPIPPIPPLTAPQAIIAEAEVGAVTVLIQWQGPSVRRDRASTYAADVFSDALNTKGSRFQRLLTDSGLWTAVGVNYYTLDQVGPITISGQTSPERLREALAVLWREIEKLDDPGYFTSAELEAVKAQRGTDNQFGIEKTSELTHTIGFWWAVADLDYFMGYVDNMARQTPLDLQRYAGRFIVGKPSVTGVLISAEDRARLRLTPTDVVGPVKGARVAP